Proteins from a genomic interval of Macrobrachium nipponense isolate FS-2020 chromosome 28, ASM1510439v2, whole genome shotgun sequence:
- the LOC135201315 gene encoding uncharacterized protein UU046-like, with product MDLVTFYKETLKEKQMKKSVQSRLDTFFHKSPVPPPTPSPEVVPNPDPPVLPGPSVAARPPLADPFDSEDDPDDPEPFHGFDVSPYSSDVASSEPK from the exons ATGGATTTGGTAACTTTTTACAAGgaaaccctgaaggagaagcagatgaAGAAAAGTGTGCAGtctaggcttgacactttcttccacaagtctccagtaccacctcccactcctagtcctg aagtggtgccaaatccagatccccctgtactacctggaCCCTCCGTAGCAGCCCGTCCACCTCTAGCAg ACCCATTTGATAGTGAggatgacccagatgaccctgagcctttccatggttttgatgtctcgccctattcatcag ATGTAGCCTCCTCAGAGCCCAAATAA